A stretch of the Xylocopa sonorina isolate GNS202 chromosome 12, iyXylSono1_principal, whole genome shotgun sequence genome encodes the following:
- the Osbp gene encoding oxysterol binding protein isoform X2, with translation MTERAYFRWPVRFKKRNACEHATYAKMGDPKAQHGTQEMKGWLFKWTNYLKGYQRRWFVLSNGLLSYYRAEPTGGPKISTRRKRKAGRASENPAEMSHTCRGTISLHGALIHTVDACTFVVSNGGTQTFHIKAATEVERQQWVTALELAKAKAIQAMESEEEEEFQDNDNQKPEQVSVKDLSQRLEDLQACNDLLIKKGTILQRALNELEALEPPSPELAAKIKTVNERATVFRMAASVMVTTSNDYLQLAQQQEPKWKKMLQHERDQKVRIEKMVEQLARQHSHLEEAAQHASAAPTGGHRPSHTTVTTSPSEDEEDNVEYYDAQESDTFTLSIPGVPTNNSRDRTDSQGSDDGSSSEGDQTPLPVSDTAAANSFRIVTDSIVVTPTTTANTNNLDITNWESNNGSSGSTGVIGSKRKRRTRVPDKPNYQLNLWSIMKNCIGKDLSKIPMPVNFSEPLSMLQRLTEDYEYADILDRAAECTDSYEQMAYVAAFTISSYSTTASRTGKPFNPLLGETYECDRVDDLGWRAISEQVSHHPPMLAQHCEGRKWRCWQEFTMASKFRGKYLQVIPLGTAHLEMEGGEHHYTWRKVTTTVHNIIVGKLWVDQSGDTDIVNHKQGIKCHLKYTPYSYFSRDSQRKVKGIVMNSSNEVKWVVQGTWDSKIEIAPVISTSGTPDNPVYKTGPYILAWKRRMPSPDSEKYYNFTELACQLNEPEEGIAPTDSRFRPDQRLMENGEWDEANAEKLRLEEKQRSARRAREHEAEKAAAQGLPFETYEPLWFKKEQDPYTDSLCYVYGGEYWECKSKGDWSRCPHIF, from the exons GGCTGAACCAACAGGGGGGCCAAAGATATCAACACGACGCAAGCGGAAGGCTGGCAGAGCCTCCGA AAATCCTGCGGAGATGTCACACACGTGCCGTGGCACAATATCCTTGCACGGGGCCTTAATACACACCGTGGACGCATGCACGTTCGTCGTGAGCAACGGTGGCACGCAAACCTTCCATATCAAGGCAGCGACGGAGGTAGAGCGTCAGCAATGGGTCACGGCCCTCGAGTTGGCAAAGGCCAAGGCCATCCAGGCAATGGAATCTG aggaggaggaggaattcCAGGATAATGACAATCAAAAACCAGAGCAGGTCTCTGTCAAAGACCTGTCGCAACGCCTAGAAGACTTGCAGGCCTGTAACGATTTATTAATCAAGAAAGGGACAATTCTTCAACGGGCTTTGAACGAGCTCGAAGCGTTGGAACCTCCGTCGCCCGAATTAGCGGCTAAAATAAAGACAGTCAACGAACGGGCCACGGTATTTCGTATGGCTGCCAGTGTTATGGTTACT ACAAGCAACGACTACTTGCAATTAGCGCAACAACAGGAACCAAAGTGGAAGAAGATGCTGCAACACGAACGCGACCAGAAGGTGCGAATAGAGAAAATGGTCGAACAATTGGCTAGGCAGCACTCTCACTTGGAAGAGGCGGCGCAACACGCCTCGGCTGCTCCAACTGGGGGGCACAGACCTTCGC aTACAACAGTCACTACTTCTCCatcagaagacgaagaagataaTGTAGAGTATTATGATGCACAAGAATctgacacatttacattgagTATACCTGGTGTACCAACAAACAATTCAAGAGATAGAACTGATTCCCAAGGTAGCGATGATGGTTCTAGCTCAGAAGGAGATCAAACACCTTTGCCTGTGTCAGACACTGCTGCTGCAAACTCCTTTCGTATTGTGACCGATTCTATAGTAGTAACTCCAACTACTACTGCTAATACCAACAATCTGGACATT ACAAATTGGGAATCCAACAATGGCAGCAGTGGCAGCACCGGGGTAATAGGTTCTAAACGGAAACGAAGAACCAGGGTACCCGATAAACCAAATTATCAGTTAAATTTATGGAGTATTATGAAAAATTGCATTGGCAAAGATTTGTCAAAAATTCCAATGCCTGTAAACTTTTCCGAGCCACTTAGTATGCTTCAGCGGCTTACGGAAGATTATGAATATGCTGATATTCTTGACAG GGCAGCAGAATGTACAGATAGCTACGAACAAATGGCTTATGTAGCTGCATTTACTATATCTAGCTATTCTACAACTGCTTCCAGAACTGGCAAGCCTTTCAATCCTTTGTTAGGTGAAACGTATGAATGCGATCGCGTTGATGACTTAGGATGGCGCGCGATTTCAGAACAAGTGTCTCATCACCCCCCAATGTTAGCACAACATTGCGAGGGCCGGAAATGGCGTTGTTGGCAAGAGTTTACAATGGCGTCGAAATTCCGTGGCAAATACCTGCAA GTAATACCATTAGGAACTGCTCATTTGGAAATGGAGGGCGGTGAACATCATTATACATGGCGAAAAGTCACAACTACTGTACACAATATCATAGTAGGAAAATTATGGGTCGATCAAAGCGGTGATACAGATATTGTGAATCATAAACAAGGTATCAAGTGCCATTTGAAGTATACGCCCTATTCATACTTTTCGAGGGATAGTCAGCGTAAAGTAAAGGGGATAGTTATGAATTCGAGCAATGAGGTTAAGTGGGTGGTACAGGGTACATGGGACTCAAAGATAGAAATCGCTCCAGTAATCAGTACCTCTGGTACTCCGGATAATCCGGTATACAAAACAGGGCCTTACATACTTGCTTGGAAACGTCGCATGCCGTC TCCAGATAGCGAAAAGTATTATAATTTCACGGAGTTAGCGTGTCAACTTAATGAACCTGAAGAAGGAATTGCCCCTACTGATTCTCGCTTTAGGCCTGATCAGCGATTAATGGAAAACGGTGAATGGGACGAAGCGAATGCAGAAAAACTTCGACTAGAGGAGAAACAAAGATCTGCTCGACGTGCTCGGGAACACGAAGCCGAGAAAGCAGCTGCTCAAG GTCTACCATTTGAAACTTATGAACCATTATGGTTTAAAAAAGAGCAGGATCCTTACACGGACAGTCTGTGCTATGTATACGGTGGTGAATATTGGGAGTGTAAGAGTAAAGGTGATTGGTCACGATGTCCACACATATTTTAg
- the Osbp gene encoding oxysterol binding protein isoform X3, whose amino-acid sequence MTERAYFRWPVRFKKRNACEHATYAKMGDPKAQHGTQEMKGWLFKWTNYLKGYQRRWFVLSNGLLSYYRNPAEMSHTCRGTISLHGALIHTVDACTFVVSNGGTQTFHIKAATEVERQQWVTALELAKAKAIQAMESEEEEEEFQDNDNQKPEQVSVKDLSQRLEDLQACNDLLIKKGTILQRALNELEALEPPSPELAAKIKTVNERATVFRMAASVMVTTSNDYLQLAQQQEPKWKKMLQHERDQKVRIEKMVEQLARQHSHLEEAAQHASAAPTGGHRPSHTTVTTSPSEDEEDNVEYYDAQESDTFTLSIPGVPTNNSRDRTDSQGSDDGSSSEGDQTPLPVSDTAAANSFRIVTDSIVVTPTTTANTNNLDITNWESNNGSSGSTGVIGSKRKRRTRVPDKPNYQLNLWSIMKNCIGKDLSKIPMPVNFSEPLSMLQRLTEDYEYADILDRAAECTDSYEQMAYVAAFTISSYSTTASRTGKPFNPLLGETYECDRVDDLGWRAISEQVSHHPPMLAQHCEGRKWRCWQEFTMASKFRGKYLQVIPLGTAHLEMEGGEHHYTWRKVTTTVHNIIVGKLWVDQSGDTDIVNHKQGIKCHLKYTPYSYFSRDSQRKVKGIVMNSSNEVKWVVQGTWDSKIEIAPVISTSGTPDNPVYKTGPYILAWKRRMPSPDSEKYYNFTELACQLNEPEEGIAPTDSRFRPDQRLMENGEWDEANAEKLRLEEKQRSARRAREHEAEKAAAQGLPFETYEPLWFKKEQDPYTDSLCYVYGGEYWECKSKGDWSRCPHIF is encoded by the exons AAATCCTGCGGAGATGTCACACACGTGCCGTGGCACAATATCCTTGCACGGGGCCTTAATACACACCGTGGACGCATGCACGTTCGTCGTGAGCAACGGTGGCACGCAAACCTTCCATATCAAGGCAGCGACGGAGGTAGAGCGTCAGCAATGGGTCACGGCCCTCGAGTTGGCAAAGGCCAAGGCCATCCAGGCAATGGAATCTG aagaggaggaggaggaattcCAGGATAATGACAATCAAAAACCAGAGCAGGTCTCTGTCAAAGACCTGTCGCAACGCCTAGAAGACTTGCAGGCCTGTAACGATTTATTAATCAAGAAAGGGACAATTCTTCAACGGGCTTTGAACGAGCTCGAAGCGTTGGAACCTCCGTCGCCCGAATTAGCGGCTAAAATAAAGACAGTCAACGAACGGGCCACGGTATTTCGTATGGCTGCCAGTGTTATGGTTACT ACAAGCAACGACTACTTGCAATTAGCGCAACAACAGGAACCAAAGTGGAAGAAGATGCTGCAACACGAACGCGACCAGAAGGTGCGAATAGAGAAAATGGTCGAACAATTGGCTAGGCAGCACTCTCACTTGGAAGAGGCGGCGCAACACGCCTCGGCTGCTCCAACTGGGGGGCACAGACCTTCGC aTACAACAGTCACTACTTCTCCatcagaagacgaagaagataaTGTAGAGTATTATGATGCACAAGAATctgacacatttacattgagTATACCTGGTGTACCAACAAACAATTCAAGAGATAGAACTGATTCCCAAGGTAGCGATGATGGTTCTAGCTCAGAAGGAGATCAAACACCTTTGCCTGTGTCAGACACTGCTGCTGCAAACTCCTTTCGTATTGTGACCGATTCTATAGTAGTAACTCCAACTACTACTGCTAATACCAACAATCTGGACATT ACAAATTGGGAATCCAACAATGGCAGCAGTGGCAGCACCGGGGTAATAGGTTCTAAACGGAAACGAAGAACCAGGGTACCCGATAAACCAAATTATCAGTTAAATTTATGGAGTATTATGAAAAATTGCATTGGCAAAGATTTGTCAAAAATTCCAATGCCTGTAAACTTTTCCGAGCCACTTAGTATGCTTCAGCGGCTTACGGAAGATTATGAATATGCTGATATTCTTGACAG GGCAGCAGAATGTACAGATAGCTACGAACAAATGGCTTATGTAGCTGCATTTACTATATCTAGCTATTCTACAACTGCTTCCAGAACTGGCAAGCCTTTCAATCCTTTGTTAGGTGAAACGTATGAATGCGATCGCGTTGATGACTTAGGATGGCGCGCGATTTCAGAACAAGTGTCTCATCACCCCCCAATGTTAGCACAACATTGCGAGGGCCGGAAATGGCGTTGTTGGCAAGAGTTTACAATGGCGTCGAAATTCCGTGGCAAATACCTGCAA GTAATACCATTAGGAACTGCTCATTTGGAAATGGAGGGCGGTGAACATCATTATACATGGCGAAAAGTCACAACTACTGTACACAATATCATAGTAGGAAAATTATGGGTCGATCAAAGCGGTGATACAGATATTGTGAATCATAAACAAGGTATCAAGTGCCATTTGAAGTATACGCCCTATTCATACTTTTCGAGGGATAGTCAGCGTAAAGTAAAGGGGATAGTTATGAATTCGAGCAATGAGGTTAAGTGGGTGGTACAGGGTACATGGGACTCAAAGATAGAAATCGCTCCAGTAATCAGTACCTCTGGTACTCCGGATAATCCGGTATACAAAACAGGGCCTTACATACTTGCTTGGAAACGTCGCATGCCGTC TCCAGATAGCGAAAAGTATTATAATTTCACGGAGTTAGCGTGTCAACTTAATGAACCTGAAGAAGGAATTGCCCCTACTGATTCTCGCTTTAGGCCTGATCAGCGATTAATGGAAAACGGTGAATGGGACGAAGCGAATGCAGAAAAACTTCGACTAGAGGAGAAACAAAGATCTGCTCGACGTGCTCGGGAACACGAAGCCGAGAAAGCAGCTGCTCAAG GTCTACCATTTGAAACTTATGAACCATTATGGTTTAAAAAAGAGCAGGATCCTTACACGGACAGTCTGTGCTATGTATACGGTGGTGAATATTGGGAGTGTAAGAGTAAAGGTGATTGGTCACGATGTCCACACATATTTTAg
- the Osbp gene encoding oxysterol binding protein isoform X4 has translation MTERAYFRWPVRFKKRNACEHATYAKMGDPKAQHGTQEMKGWLFKWTNYLKGYQRRWFVLSNGLLSYYRNPAEMSHTCRGTISLHGALIHTVDACTFVVSNGGTQTFHIKAATEVERQQWVTALELAKAKAIQAMESEEEEEFQDNDNQKPEQVSVKDLSQRLEDLQACNDLLIKKGTILQRALNELEALEPPSPELAAKIKTVNERATVFRMAASVMVTTSNDYLQLAQQQEPKWKKMLQHERDQKVRIEKMVEQLARQHSHLEEAAQHASAAPTGGHRPSHTTVTTSPSEDEEDNVEYYDAQESDTFTLSIPGVPTNNSRDRTDSQGSDDGSSSEGDQTPLPVSDTAAANSFRIVTDSIVVTPTTTANTNNLDITNWESNNGSSGSTGVIGSKRKRRTRVPDKPNYQLNLWSIMKNCIGKDLSKIPMPVNFSEPLSMLQRLTEDYEYADILDRAAECTDSYEQMAYVAAFTISSYSTTASRTGKPFNPLLGETYECDRVDDLGWRAISEQVSHHPPMLAQHCEGRKWRCWQEFTMASKFRGKYLQVIPLGTAHLEMEGGEHHYTWRKVTTTVHNIIVGKLWVDQSGDTDIVNHKQGIKCHLKYTPYSYFSRDSQRKVKGIVMNSSNEVKWVVQGTWDSKIEIAPVISTSGTPDNPVYKTGPYILAWKRRMPSPDSEKYYNFTELACQLNEPEEGIAPTDSRFRPDQRLMENGEWDEANAEKLRLEEKQRSARRAREHEAEKAAAQGLPFETYEPLWFKKEQDPYTDSLCYVYGGEYWECKSKGDWSRCPHIF, from the exons AAATCCTGCGGAGATGTCACACACGTGCCGTGGCACAATATCCTTGCACGGGGCCTTAATACACACCGTGGACGCATGCACGTTCGTCGTGAGCAACGGTGGCACGCAAACCTTCCATATCAAGGCAGCGACGGAGGTAGAGCGTCAGCAATGGGTCACGGCCCTCGAGTTGGCAAAGGCCAAGGCCATCCAGGCAATGGAATCTG aggaggaggaggaattcCAGGATAATGACAATCAAAAACCAGAGCAGGTCTCTGTCAAAGACCTGTCGCAACGCCTAGAAGACTTGCAGGCCTGTAACGATTTATTAATCAAGAAAGGGACAATTCTTCAACGGGCTTTGAACGAGCTCGAAGCGTTGGAACCTCCGTCGCCCGAATTAGCGGCTAAAATAAAGACAGTCAACGAACGGGCCACGGTATTTCGTATGGCTGCCAGTGTTATGGTTACT ACAAGCAACGACTACTTGCAATTAGCGCAACAACAGGAACCAAAGTGGAAGAAGATGCTGCAACACGAACGCGACCAGAAGGTGCGAATAGAGAAAATGGTCGAACAATTGGCTAGGCAGCACTCTCACTTGGAAGAGGCGGCGCAACACGCCTCGGCTGCTCCAACTGGGGGGCACAGACCTTCGC aTACAACAGTCACTACTTCTCCatcagaagacgaagaagataaTGTAGAGTATTATGATGCACAAGAATctgacacatttacattgagTATACCTGGTGTACCAACAAACAATTCAAGAGATAGAACTGATTCCCAAGGTAGCGATGATGGTTCTAGCTCAGAAGGAGATCAAACACCTTTGCCTGTGTCAGACACTGCTGCTGCAAACTCCTTTCGTATTGTGACCGATTCTATAGTAGTAACTCCAACTACTACTGCTAATACCAACAATCTGGACATT ACAAATTGGGAATCCAACAATGGCAGCAGTGGCAGCACCGGGGTAATAGGTTCTAAACGGAAACGAAGAACCAGGGTACCCGATAAACCAAATTATCAGTTAAATTTATGGAGTATTATGAAAAATTGCATTGGCAAAGATTTGTCAAAAATTCCAATGCCTGTAAACTTTTCCGAGCCACTTAGTATGCTTCAGCGGCTTACGGAAGATTATGAATATGCTGATATTCTTGACAG GGCAGCAGAATGTACAGATAGCTACGAACAAATGGCTTATGTAGCTGCATTTACTATATCTAGCTATTCTACAACTGCTTCCAGAACTGGCAAGCCTTTCAATCCTTTGTTAGGTGAAACGTATGAATGCGATCGCGTTGATGACTTAGGATGGCGCGCGATTTCAGAACAAGTGTCTCATCACCCCCCAATGTTAGCACAACATTGCGAGGGCCGGAAATGGCGTTGTTGGCAAGAGTTTACAATGGCGTCGAAATTCCGTGGCAAATACCTGCAA GTAATACCATTAGGAACTGCTCATTTGGAAATGGAGGGCGGTGAACATCATTATACATGGCGAAAAGTCACAACTACTGTACACAATATCATAGTAGGAAAATTATGGGTCGATCAAAGCGGTGATACAGATATTGTGAATCATAAACAAGGTATCAAGTGCCATTTGAAGTATACGCCCTATTCATACTTTTCGAGGGATAGTCAGCGTAAAGTAAAGGGGATAGTTATGAATTCGAGCAATGAGGTTAAGTGGGTGGTACAGGGTACATGGGACTCAAAGATAGAAATCGCTCCAGTAATCAGTACCTCTGGTACTCCGGATAATCCGGTATACAAAACAGGGCCTTACATACTTGCTTGGAAACGTCGCATGCCGTC TCCAGATAGCGAAAAGTATTATAATTTCACGGAGTTAGCGTGTCAACTTAATGAACCTGAAGAAGGAATTGCCCCTACTGATTCTCGCTTTAGGCCTGATCAGCGATTAATGGAAAACGGTGAATGGGACGAAGCGAATGCAGAAAAACTTCGACTAGAGGAGAAACAAAGATCTGCTCGACGTGCTCGGGAACACGAAGCCGAGAAAGCAGCTGCTCAAG GTCTACCATTTGAAACTTATGAACCATTATGGTTTAAAAAAGAGCAGGATCCTTACACGGACAGTCTGTGCTATGTATACGGTGGTGAATATTGGGAGTGTAAGAGTAAAGGTGATTGGTCACGATGTCCACACATATTTTAg
- the Osbp gene encoding oxysterol binding protein isoform X1 has protein sequence MTERAYFRWPVRFKKRNACEHATYAKMGDPKAQHGTQEMKGWLFKWTNYLKGYQRRWFVLSNGLLSYYRAEPTGGPKISTRRKRKAGRASENPAEMSHTCRGTISLHGALIHTVDACTFVVSNGGTQTFHIKAATEVERQQWVTALELAKAKAIQAMESEEEEEEFQDNDNQKPEQVSVKDLSQRLEDLQACNDLLIKKGTILQRALNELEALEPPSPELAAKIKTVNERATVFRMAASVMVTTSNDYLQLAQQQEPKWKKMLQHERDQKVRIEKMVEQLARQHSHLEEAAQHASAAPTGGHRPSHTTVTTSPSEDEEDNVEYYDAQESDTFTLSIPGVPTNNSRDRTDSQGSDDGSSSEGDQTPLPVSDTAAANSFRIVTDSIVVTPTTTANTNNLDITNWESNNGSSGSTGVIGSKRKRRTRVPDKPNYQLNLWSIMKNCIGKDLSKIPMPVNFSEPLSMLQRLTEDYEYADILDRAAECTDSYEQMAYVAAFTISSYSTTASRTGKPFNPLLGETYECDRVDDLGWRAISEQVSHHPPMLAQHCEGRKWRCWQEFTMASKFRGKYLQVIPLGTAHLEMEGGEHHYTWRKVTTTVHNIIVGKLWVDQSGDTDIVNHKQGIKCHLKYTPYSYFSRDSQRKVKGIVMNSSNEVKWVVQGTWDSKIEIAPVISTSGTPDNPVYKTGPYILAWKRRMPSPDSEKYYNFTELACQLNEPEEGIAPTDSRFRPDQRLMENGEWDEANAEKLRLEEKQRSARRAREHEAEKAAAQGLPFETYEPLWFKKEQDPYTDSLCYVYGGEYWECKSKGDWSRCPHIF, from the exons GGCTGAACCAACAGGGGGGCCAAAGATATCAACACGACGCAAGCGGAAGGCTGGCAGAGCCTCCGA AAATCCTGCGGAGATGTCACACACGTGCCGTGGCACAATATCCTTGCACGGGGCCTTAATACACACCGTGGACGCATGCACGTTCGTCGTGAGCAACGGTGGCACGCAAACCTTCCATATCAAGGCAGCGACGGAGGTAGAGCGTCAGCAATGGGTCACGGCCCTCGAGTTGGCAAAGGCCAAGGCCATCCAGGCAATGGAATCTG aagaggaggaggaggaattcCAGGATAATGACAATCAAAAACCAGAGCAGGTCTCTGTCAAAGACCTGTCGCAACGCCTAGAAGACTTGCAGGCCTGTAACGATTTATTAATCAAGAAAGGGACAATTCTTCAACGGGCTTTGAACGAGCTCGAAGCGTTGGAACCTCCGTCGCCCGAATTAGCGGCTAAAATAAAGACAGTCAACGAACGGGCCACGGTATTTCGTATGGCTGCCAGTGTTATGGTTACT ACAAGCAACGACTACTTGCAATTAGCGCAACAACAGGAACCAAAGTGGAAGAAGATGCTGCAACACGAACGCGACCAGAAGGTGCGAATAGAGAAAATGGTCGAACAATTGGCTAGGCAGCACTCTCACTTGGAAGAGGCGGCGCAACACGCCTCGGCTGCTCCAACTGGGGGGCACAGACCTTCGC aTACAACAGTCACTACTTCTCCatcagaagacgaagaagataaTGTAGAGTATTATGATGCACAAGAATctgacacatttacattgagTATACCTGGTGTACCAACAAACAATTCAAGAGATAGAACTGATTCCCAAGGTAGCGATGATGGTTCTAGCTCAGAAGGAGATCAAACACCTTTGCCTGTGTCAGACACTGCTGCTGCAAACTCCTTTCGTATTGTGACCGATTCTATAGTAGTAACTCCAACTACTACTGCTAATACCAACAATCTGGACATT ACAAATTGGGAATCCAACAATGGCAGCAGTGGCAGCACCGGGGTAATAGGTTCTAAACGGAAACGAAGAACCAGGGTACCCGATAAACCAAATTATCAGTTAAATTTATGGAGTATTATGAAAAATTGCATTGGCAAAGATTTGTCAAAAATTCCAATGCCTGTAAACTTTTCCGAGCCACTTAGTATGCTTCAGCGGCTTACGGAAGATTATGAATATGCTGATATTCTTGACAG GGCAGCAGAATGTACAGATAGCTACGAACAAATGGCTTATGTAGCTGCATTTACTATATCTAGCTATTCTACAACTGCTTCCAGAACTGGCAAGCCTTTCAATCCTTTGTTAGGTGAAACGTATGAATGCGATCGCGTTGATGACTTAGGATGGCGCGCGATTTCAGAACAAGTGTCTCATCACCCCCCAATGTTAGCACAACATTGCGAGGGCCGGAAATGGCGTTGTTGGCAAGAGTTTACAATGGCGTCGAAATTCCGTGGCAAATACCTGCAA GTAATACCATTAGGAACTGCTCATTTGGAAATGGAGGGCGGTGAACATCATTATACATGGCGAAAAGTCACAACTACTGTACACAATATCATAGTAGGAAAATTATGGGTCGATCAAAGCGGTGATACAGATATTGTGAATCATAAACAAGGTATCAAGTGCCATTTGAAGTATACGCCCTATTCATACTTTTCGAGGGATAGTCAGCGTAAAGTAAAGGGGATAGTTATGAATTCGAGCAATGAGGTTAAGTGGGTGGTACAGGGTACATGGGACTCAAAGATAGAAATCGCTCCAGTAATCAGTACCTCTGGTACTCCGGATAATCCGGTATACAAAACAGGGCCTTACATACTTGCTTGGAAACGTCGCATGCCGTC TCCAGATAGCGAAAAGTATTATAATTTCACGGAGTTAGCGTGTCAACTTAATGAACCTGAAGAAGGAATTGCCCCTACTGATTCTCGCTTTAGGCCTGATCAGCGATTAATGGAAAACGGTGAATGGGACGAAGCGAATGCAGAAAAACTTCGACTAGAGGAGAAACAAAGATCTGCTCGACGTGCTCGGGAACACGAAGCCGAGAAAGCAGCTGCTCAAG GTCTACCATTTGAAACTTATGAACCATTATGGTTTAAAAAAGAGCAGGATCCTTACACGGACAGTCTGTGCTATGTATACGGTGGTGAATATTGGGAGTGTAAGAGTAAAGGTGATTGGTCACGATGTCCACACATATTTTAg